In Colletotrichum destructivum chromosome 1, complete sequence, the sequence GAAGCTAGTGGCGATGCTAGCAGCCAACGTGGAATATTGACCTCAGGCTCTTTGGATGTCTAGGTATCAAACAAGGCCACATACTCAATAACGAGCGCATAGTCAAGATTAGAACGATGAATATGGAGTGTTCAAGGAAGTGAAGCATGGTAGTCGTGAACCTGCCGCTCGCAAAGTTGGAGCCACACGAGACCGTACACCGATACTTAGTCGTAGCGCCGCAGCACGAGGAATGAGTAGAGTCTCGAAACATGttcatgatgatgaagacCGTAAAGACCGTCAGTGTGTCTGGTCCCATGGAGGAATCGGCTATGGCCATTGAATCTACGGATTGGGGTTTCTCGCAAGAGACCTCCAAGCGCATCGCCAAAGTTGCAGCGACCAAGAACCAATCCCAAGGCCAGACATCACAGGTTCGGAAGGCATATGCCCTCTGGCGAGCACCATATCTCCAACCGTTCCCAAAAGTATAGAACAACTCTGGCAGGCATCGCCCCAAACCGACCCTTGTCACGTTGATTCCACGGTGGGCAGACGCAGTCGTGTGCGCCTGAACCCCAAACACTCCCCGAGCAAGAGACAGCTTTCGACTTGGTGTTCAAAGATCACACTACTCGGCTGGACCAGACCATGCGGCATCCTGTCGGGGCAACGTCACCCATGAGAAGACCTTCGGAGACCTCGGTAGACCGAATACTGTACTGTGCCAGTCAGAGACGATCTGAAAAACAGGGGGTGGAATAGTAGCCGCACGGCATACATCTTTTTGATGTTTCGGCGTTGAACGAGTATTGTATGAACACACTTACCTTATGGTTCCTGGCAGGTTCCGCCCTGACAGATGTACGAAGAGCTAGTCATATTGCCCGTGGCCTTCTGTTCATGGCCGTGATTTGAAGTCAAAGACCGCAAATCTCCTCCGACGAAGGAAACAGACGATGAAGTAAGGACAGGAGCCTTGCAATTGCGAGATGGAGTGTCTGGGTTGTTCTCGACCAATCGCGGGACAGCCGGTGCCTCGGAGATGGATCTGCTCCACTGGGAGTTCTGGCGGAATGATTCTGCGGTCGCGATCTGCGCACGGACCACCAACCTTATGACTTTATGACTTGAGGGCTGGATTTGTCCAACTTAAGGTGATGGCTCTTCGAACAACCCTGGCTCCGAGAGGGAAGTGCGAAATTGGCAttgggcttgtcggccgTCACTGATCCGCACGCGGTGCCGATGGACCCTGCAAGTTCGGCTTGGATGTATCTACCTGATTGTCTCCGACCTGCTTGATCGGGCAGCCATCCAACAGCATTCCCACATCCTTGATTCAAGCTAGTGGCAAGCTGGTCCCCACGGAAGATCTCACAGTCTTTGTCTCCAAGGCCAGGAAGGGCAACAGGACCGTTGCGAGCAGAAAGCCAACAGCATCACCAACCGAATATGCGccaaggggaaggggagtgGGGGAACGGGGAACCTTTCCTGCAACACGACAGGGCTCCAAGTTCATGGAGAGTCCGCTAGGCATGCCGAGGGAATGGACTTTGACGGATGGGCGGCAAGGCATGGCTTGCATGCTGAAATGGGTACTAGCTAGCTTTATGCAAACCCGGGCGGCCTTGGTCTTTTATTCTCGTAGTGAGTAGTAGGGCGTTATCATCGAGGAGTAGGGCAATCTCCAACACAACACAATATGCACAATATCTCGCGCAATGGTCTACGAAAAACCCATTCCGCTCTCTGTGGACCTGGAAAGAACAACGATATGGCCGCAGCGAGACCTCGTAACTGACGAGTCTGTGGAAAGCAGAGGCACCTGGCCTATTCCATTTGTCTTTGGGAAAGGCGGGGGGCTGTGACCGTTGTATGGGATGGGGACGGTCGTTTGATCTGATGCCTTTGGTATGGTTGGCGCGATCCAGACGAAGTGGATGCACATGGAACAAGCTTGCACTTAGGAACCAGCCAGAACACAACCTGGGACTTGCCACGCGTGCTCCTTCCGTTGACCGAATACCAGATAAGGTAACAGAGTCCGCTTGGTATTACCCGAACTGCAAAGGCAAGGGGCCATGGTTGTCGCATGCGTTACCCTTTACCCTTTCGCTCCGAAGATTTCATTTCGTTCTCAGACGGAGCCTGGAGACAACCCGGCACAGTTGCGTGGCGGCAGGACGCTACATACATATGGACGCTGATTTCCGTGTCGAGTTTGACCGAACGCCCACCCACAGGCTTCTCTCTTAGAACTGTGCCCACCGAAACCATACCATATTCAAGTTTACTACCACCTGTCTACTTAGACTGTCCGAGCTGCAATGAACGACATCAACAAAacagcggccgaggcgttAGACCCCGAGTGGGCAGCGGAGAGCAACACTGCGCGGATCTTGGCCGTTGTTACGACATTCCACGTCCTAGCACTCTCGTTCGTCGGTCTACGGGTGTATGCCAAAGTTCGGGTTCTCAGAGCGCCTGGATTAGATGATCTCATGATACTTCTCTCTGCGGTAGGTTTCCTTCCCATTCGAACCTGCTCCGGTTGTCGTACTGACGATCGGCTGTTCCAGCTCTGTGCTCTAGGAGGTTGgatcatcttcgtcatccagGCAAACTACGGCCTCGGGAAACACTATGAGACGATCGAAAAACATGATTACATGGTGTTCCAGAAAGTCGGATTCTGGCAGTCGATCATCTCTGCTGGCTTGGCCTTCATGTGGCTCAAGATTTCTATTGCCATCTACCTTCTGCGCCTCAGTAAGAACATGAAGCATAAATGGTACAAATGGGCTTTGTGGGTAATGATTGGTATGTCGCACGAAGTGACTGGTCGCCCAGCACTATCATTTACGGGGAGAATCATCTAACCAAGCCAGGTGTAACTTCCATCTATTGCATTGGCGGCACGCTTCCTTTCTTCCTCAGATGCCGCCCTATGGAGGGCTACTGGGATAAAACAATCAAACCCACGCCGACGTGCATGGACATCAAGATGTTCATCGACTTTAGCATCGTAAACACCGGTGCGTCAGAGCTCTGGAAACGCAACTACCTACTGTGTGGTGTTATGCTGACGGATCATCAGCTTTCAATATCGGTACCGATGTTATCTTCGCTACGCTGCCTATTCCGATCGTCTGGAGCCTCCAGATGAAGCGCAGACCTCGGCTCTACGTCATTGGAATTTTGAGCCTAGGCTACATGTAAGTATACACCGGCGAAAAGCGGCCTGAGTTTTGACTGAGGAATTTTACAGCGCGGTTATCATGGGAATTGTCAAATCAACGTACCAGCTCGCGTTGGATGtggacaaggacaagacaTTCAACCAAAACATCCAGTTCTGGGGCTTGTGAGTGCACCAAATGCTTTTGAAACCCATGATCCCCCCGTACTCATGCATTTAGTCTGCAACTGCAACTCGGCATCATCGCGGCTTGTGCGCCGCCCTTGAAGCCGTTATTCAGGAAATTGCTCCGACTATCCTCTCATGATGACAGCACAGAACATCGGTATGGTGAGCCATCATACCGAAGTGGACCAAACATCGGCGGCCGTGAGGGTTCCGAATTGGAGCTCAGAAAACTTCCTAGCGAAGAGTCGATCCGTGATGGCATCATAGTGACTACGGATATCATACAAGACCATGAAGGGCGAAGACATGGTAAAAGTACGGAGAGCTCCATCTTCCCGGGGCGGTAGTTCTCAAGGACAATGTGTGAAGTAGAGACTTGGTGAACAAGTGCTAGTTATATATTTGATCGAAGTAGCTGCGTCCACACCTTTTCAGTTTGTCGATAGAGTCATGTCAGGTTGTCAGGTTCCAAGGAAGTGCCAAGGCATGCTGTGCTGCATCTCGAGCATGGGTGGGTGTCGCATGGCGTCAGGATACCGGATGGCGCCCTTTTGCGTTTGCATCAATATTTCTTTACGCAGAGATTCCTACACTGAGTCACCTGGAATGTAATGAAGAAGTTCAATGGAGAGGATTGATTGCGACTAAAAGATGTAAGAGTATATGTTATCATGTGGTAGTTACTACATGCACCCGCCAGCAACTGCATCGATGCCGTTGTATTTGAAATCCAGTCGGCAGCTTCCATCGTTTCTGTCTCCACTCAAAGCGTGTCTAGTAATCTGGGCAGAACAACTTGATTGTTGTACTCCCACAACACAGTCGTGAACTGTCCAGACCAAGCGCCACCTGTGTAGTATGTGCTCTTGTGGCCCTGCAGCCTGTACTGCTCCGTTATGTGGCCACCTCTGACCTCAGAGCCAGACACACGCAGGTGCATGGGGCCATGGTCAGACCAGGCCACGTACTCAAGCCTCTTTGTCCCAAGACTTGGAATCGTGCCGGCCCTGGCGAGCCTCTCGAAGGATTTGTTGATCAGGCTCTTCGCTTCGCAGGAGTTGTAGCCAGGGGGGCCGGTGACCAACACGCGAAAGTAGCCGTCGCCCAGATGGTCAAAACGACCAACAGAAGGCGTACCGGGGAGAGAAAGCCAGTTGGAGGGGTCCTGATTGGCAAGTGAGTAGCCCTTGGGAAGGGAGGGGTGGGACACGACACCAACATAGACGTTGGACCATTCCCATTTGGAAAAAACGGCCTTCTCTgtgtcgtcgatgtcgatcCCTTCAAGATTGGAAAGGGTGGGCTCGAAGGCAATGAGGAGCTTCTTTGCGATGATCAGAGTTTGTTGTCCGTTAGGGCCGCGGACTTCAACTTCAACACCCTTACGCGTTCGATTAGTGCGAACGGCCAcggaagagaggaagacgtcGTTGCCCAGAAGCTCAGCAATAGCGTCGTAAAGGTCCTGCTTCCTCCGAGAAACGGGCACGAAGGATGAGACCTCTCCCAGAAGAGAGCGGGCAAGGTCGGCGCCGAAGGCCTGCATCACGTACAGGGTCGTCTGGTTGGCAAGGTTGCCCATCCCTAGACCTGTGACCTGAAAGATGCGCGGGACCGCAGCGGAAAGGTTGTGCTTCTTGACAAATTCCGAGAAATTCAGCGTCAAGTCCTCCGGAATATCGGCAGTGGTGTTCGGAAAGTTGGCGTAGGAAGGACTGATCATTGGCTCGTACTCTTCGCAGATGACAAGGTATCTTTTAAGAGCGGCCGTGGTTTCGTTCGAGGATGGCATCGAAAGATTCGTGATGCGGCCCGTGTTGAAGTCGGCATACGTGGATATAAGGGGCGAACGGACCGGACCCTGGACTTCTATATTGAATCGTGCGAAAaaggcgcgggcggcgccatAGTCGGTGTATGAGTTGACGCCGTAGTCGTACAGTTTGCCAGTTTGAGGGTCGTCGAATGATCCAACATGGCCACCCTGGATGCGTCAGTTCTCTGTCCGCCATGCAGTGCGTCTACCGGGGAACCTACAAGGCGACGTTGTTTCTCTACAACGGCGACAGTCTTATCAAACTTGTGGAGTTGGGCAGCGGCATGGGCGCCGGAAGCACCGCCACCAAGAATCACGACATCCCTTTCGATGACGTTCGTAACCTTCGTGAAGGTCGCTGCCACGAGGGACAAGGAAAGGAGAACAGCGAAGATACGCGTAGACATGGTGGCTGTTGAGGTAAGAGAGGGAAGATGATCGATGCTGGGAAAGGGGGATTTGGACTGTCGAAGTTTCTTCTTGGTCCTTATAAATACCTCGGTCCCAATGCCATAGGCTGCCGACTTGACTTCAAGGATGTAAAGTCCAGTGTGTTCTCAGCATGGGGCAGCCGACTAGCCCCATTGAACGAAGCAGATCCGTGAAGTATTGGACGGGGTTATGACGGAGCCTAAAAGTGGTCCGCCGTGCTGGGCTCGGCCGTGGAGACCCTCTGGCAACATGGCCCAGAAGTTCCATGAACGCTCATGTGCACGGCTGAAGCCGGAAGGCAGACGGTTCTGGCAACGTCCGCGAAGAGATAGTGACAAGGGAAAACAGTCCTCGCTGTAGCAGTCGATCAGCAATTGGCCTGTTCCTTGCAGCTGTCCACGTCTGCAAACACGATGAGAGTCACTGAagctgccgaggccgtcgctTGTTGGTGTTGGCCAATCGCGGGCTAGCCGGCGACTCGAGAATGAATGTGCCCCACTGGGTGGAAGTTGCCAGCCGACATGGTGGGCAAAAGGCATGGGTTTTTAGAAGCTGCTCGACTGAGAGTCACGGAATGGTGTCCGCGTCGGTGAACGCTCATCAAGACCGAGTGGCTTCGACTTGGCGGGCACGACATGCGCATCGACCCCGGCTTGCTGTTGTAGATTATTGCGCAACCCAGTTGCCACCTCCCTGTCTCTGGGCGCATCGTAATAATGGCGGTGTCGGACTGGGTGCAAGGGCTTCTGCGTACTTGTGCGCGCGCAATGAACAACTAGAACACTTTTCGGCTCATCCTTCTCTGTCTAGGCCCGCTCACTTCGTGCTCTTGCCTGGTTGCAAGGAATGCTACCTTGGAGTTGATGTCCAGCCATAGTGTCTCTGTGGGCCGGTGCCCTGTCTATGATGTTTGGACGGTGTGGCCGTATGGAGATCCAAGGGAACCTGTCTCCCTACTTAATTTCAGGGACGTGTGTTAGCCGTGCAGGGGCCGGGGAGATGGCGACCGTCACCCCGTTGAATAGGGCCTGTGCGGCGAATGACCATGGAGCGCCCTTGGCCAAAGAAcaagtacagagtacatgGCACTGAGCCTGGAAGGAGTGACCCCCTCACCACTCGCAGACAGGGCCGTCGGGAATGCTTCCCTGTCCACTTGCCAGGCTGCCAGGCACCACAAAATTGTTTGCTTTCGTGCGGCAGCATGGGCCGCTTCGCGTGGCAAAAAAACCAATCACACGCGATCAGATCTCCCCAATTTCAGCCAATCATACGGTCGTCTGCGAACGACATCTTCAAAGGTGAGATTTGGTGGTCGCAGCCAAGTCGTTGTTGAGCCAAGGCCTGCCAGTCCATCGACTGGTGTCATTGACCTGCTTCAGTCGACCGCGTTGCGAGTTGGAAATGACCTGAATGCCCCTGTACAAGGGCCCGAGACGTGCTTCTGCCAGCCCAAGGGCCCTGGGTGGATCTCTACCGAACGACATATTGGTGGATTTGCCCTTGCTGTCCATCTTGCGTGACCCTCCCGCACATCCTGAGCACTTGATGGACATATATATTGCCTTCGTCCCACGTATGCATTCCCGCTCGACCTGTCATTGTTGTTGACCTCCCCGCAAGATCTCAATTGCGGCACCTTCGCCATGGACCACGACTCCCACAACGGCCGGAGACCTACGCGCCAAGATGTGGAGAGATACTGCGGATATCTAAACATGACCAAAAACCTTTTCTACCACAAACTCGAAACGACGTACTTGGACAACACAGAAAACCAAATGAACCATTTGACCGAGCTTTTCAGCTGTGAGAAAGAAATCAACGCTACAATTGCTCAAGAAAAGTACGAAGACGCAAACGATTTGGCCCTGCTTGTCTGCTTCAAGAAAAGAATGGAAGTTGGAATTGCTCGAAAGTACAAAATCTTGGAGAGCCTCAAGATCCAGTTCTTCAATGACATAATTGCCCTTTACGAAAAGACTCGGAACCATCCACTGGACATCTCCGCCTTTCTAACTCAAAATCACCGCGAGGAGAAAGAGATCGCCTTGGTCGCCGAATCCGCTCTAGCCGCACTCCAGCCCAGCAatgccgaggttgtcgagtCCGTTGATGCGCCAATCACTAGAGCAAACCTCACTCTCAAACACGACGGAAAAGTCTACACATATCCTGAGTGTATGGAAGGCGTCCCTGTCGAGAAGATTCACCGGGAGCATCCCTACTTAAAATCGGCCTGGACAGATATTGCGACCAGAATCAAGTCAGAACTGGATGTGTGGCGCGAGCAACTTGACTCCAAGAAATCGACCAAAGAACCATACAAAGAATCCTCTCTTGCGCGAAAGGTGAACCAAGGAGAGGCCATCCTGAAGTTCTTGGAGGAAGCCGACTTTTACCCATATCAGCTCGTGGCGAAGAAGTACATGACGATTCAGCTAGCTACTCATAGCACCATTTACCGTCTGGCCCACATCTTGCAGACCCTGAAGGGCTTCAAGACGCTCGACATCACCCCATTGGAGTGGCTTCGACAGCGCCTGCAACAGATCATCACCAAGGAAGGGTCCCGCTTCAATCTCGCCAAGACCATTCGCAACATTCATCGTGATCCCAAGTATGTTACTCTGCGAGAATCCAACGGCAGGAACACCATGGATCGGTCGAAAATCAAGAACCCGGATCATCCGCGGAAGCGCAAAGACACAACCAATGACCCGAATCCGAGGAAGCGCCAGATGACACAGGCTTCTGTCCAGCATAAAATCGACCCtccaaggaaaagaaaggcagTAGAGACTGAGCAAAgcaccaagttcgccaatATTCCAAGCACCCAGAAGGCCCAAGTTAAGGCTGACGAAATAGAGGATATCACAGCTGAGTCCAACGACTCTTATTGCCCTATTGCAGCTGAAGATTGTATAGTGGTGGCATTTGGACCTTCGCAATAGTTAATTGAACAGAGTAGTGTTGGTGGTAATATCCTCATTTTGGGTGCCTAGGTGTGGAACCTTGACTCACTTGTTCCAAGGCTTGTTAAGATCGGTGCCGCCCAAGACATCACGAAACCATCTTCGTTCGATTCTGGTGGCGTTGGATCCGTCTCCGGATTTCTCAACTTTTCTTAAGGCTTCCGATTCGATTTGATAAATGAGCGACTTGTCAGGCGGAAGCTGGGCCTAACGATGCAATTACTATTGAAGCCCCGTTGGAATTTGTGGTTGATGTGAAAGAAGAATCGATACAACACTAGTATTCCAAATGCTCCCCCCCTTTATCGTTCAGATCCTATCCATGCTCCGTGCTGGGCGGTATATGGTCAGGTACCACGACGACCAAGCTCGCATGGACAGGCCGTTGCCTGCCGGAGGGAACGCCACCGAAACAAtaccaggaccaggaccaaGACCTGACTGGGTATAGGTACTGACGGCGTGGTCCTGCGACCCTGGTCGAGATGGGCAATCCCATCATCCCATGTCCTCTTCTagttcctcctcgtcgacggcttgCTGGTGCGAACATCGACAGTACGGCTTGCTGGTGCGTACATCGACAGTACGGCTGTACCATGATCATCCTCTCTCCCATACCATCCATGCCCATGCCTGCAGCTCTGGGCTAGTTTAGGTTTAGTTCGTTCCGTCAAAATCGTTATCCTTTCCCTCAATCAGCAATAGTCTCGTTCCCAGATATACGACAAGGCATTAAGAATCCGCGAGCTGTGCGCTCCTTCTTTTTGTTCCAGTTCACCTCGTAAACGCACCAGGATCCGATTCACCAACAAGACTTTGTAGTCGGAGCTCTTATTGTCCAAGGCTGGCTCGTGTCAGTTTCAGTGTGCTCAAATCACCGTCTTGGTTTGTCCAGTTTGGCCCTCCGCCGGTTCCTTCTCCCACTATGTATGAAAGCAACTGTCACCGCGTGTCTGATGTAATCATAATGTTATCCGCTGCTTGGCCCCCAGGCTGGGAACCAAGAGGCCCAACAGATCGACCTACAAAGACCTTCGGAAAACTTAAATTGTCTGGCCTTACACAGATAGAGCCTGTCCGCGGGATTCGAGAACGGTCTCCAGCGATCCGTCGCTCGTCTTTGAGGCCTGGCTCGAGACGTAGTTGTTCTGGATGGGGATACAATGCTACTTCTCACTGTACCTCCATTCTAGACTAACATACGCTTCTAATCGCCCATGTCCTACGTGTTTTGCTCACGACGCAGGGAGATCCACGGGACTGGGTATGTTTATGAATGGTTACTCCGCTGGACCAGGTGATGCAGTTCCCTGTAGGGCGGAAGTCGGCATAAGAAACTCTAAGAATTGGTGCACGCATACCATCTGGTTTGGGACCGTGGAAGAATACCAACCTAGCGGCTGGCATCTGCGCATAGCGGCCAGTTTTGTTGGGTGGCTGCGTTCTGTGAGGATGTTCACCTTCCATGCGTCCCTGCCTAAATCAGGACCGCAACTCTCCGAGTCAGCAAAACACCAAGAGATGGAGTGTTCACTGAAGTGGGAGATGAAACGTAACCTTGTTGAGGCCGTCGCTTGTTGGTGTTGGCCAATCGCGGGCTAGCCGGCGACTCGAGAACGAATGTGCCCCGCTGTATGGTCGTGGAAGGTGCCAACCGACAAGATAGGCAGCAGGCATGGTTTTTCAAGACGATGCTCGACTGATATTCACGGATGGCGTCCACGTTGACGAGCGTTCATTAAGACCGAGTGGCCCCCAGGACTTGGCGGGAAAGACCTGCGCATCGACTGACCCTGGCCAACATGAGCCTGCTTGCTGTTGTTGATAATTGCGCAATCTACTTAGGATAGTGGACCTGTATCTGGGCGCATCGTAACCATGACGGTGTTGAATCGGGTGCGAGGGCTTCAGCGTACCCGCACGCGCGATGGACAATAAGGACACTATCTGGCTCATCTTTCCTTGTCTCGGTTCACCATTCCCATACTCTTGCCTGATTGCTGTCCTGGAGTTGATGACAGACCAGGGTGTCTTTGACGATGCGGCCGTACATAGTATGGAGATCCAAGGGAACCTGTCTCTCCACTTGATTTCAAGGACGGATGCTGGCCATGCAGGGGCTGGGAGATGGCGACCTCGCGCCGTTGACAGGGCCTGTGCGGTGAATGACCCTGGAGCGCCATGGCCAAAGACcaagtacagagtacatgGCACTGAGCCTGGAAGGAGCGACGCCCCCCTCACCATTCGCAGACAGGGGCAGGGGATGCTTGTCCACTTGCCAGGCACCGCAAAAGGGTTTGCTTTTcgtgcggcatgggccgctTCGCGTGGCAGAAAACCAATCACACGCGATCAGACAACCCCAATTTCAGCCAATCATATGATCGTCCGCGAACGACACCTGCAAAGGTGACATTCAGTGGTCGTAGTCAAGTCATTGTCGAGCCAAGGCCTGCCAGTCCATCACTGGTGTCAATTAACGACTTCAGTCGACCGCGTCGCGACCTGAAAGGACCTGAATGTCCGCTACGCATGGGCCCGAGACGTGCGTCTGCCAGCCTAGGGCCCTTGGTGGACGAATTTCCATGGTGGGTTTGTGCCCTCGCTCTATCGCACGTCCTGATGAATATATTTATTACCATCGCTGTACGTCTCGACCCGATATCATGCTTTGGCTTCCCCTCAGGATCTCAGTTGTATCACCTTCGCCATGGACCTCTACTCCCGCTGGCGGCCTGCGACCCAAGTGGTGAACTGCCAGCAATACGAACACGAAAAAGACCTCAAAGTCTACCATGACTTTTTGACCAAGTCAAACCACAGAACTGCCGAGTCCATCGACGAGCCAATCAACAAGGCAAATCTCACTCTCCAACACGACGGAAATGTCTACACACATCCCAAGTGTATGAAAGGCGTCCCCATCGAGAAGATACATCCGAAACACCCCTACTGGCACTTGGGCTGGGAAGATATCGAGCCTTGGATTGAACAACTCCTGCATATGCCGCGCAATATGCCTTCACAAGTTCTCAACGCAACCATTCTGGAATtcctcaagggcgccgaATTTTGTCCGCATCAACTCGTGGCGAAGAAATACATTAAGAGCAGCCTAACTAGGATTGATGTCATTTTCCGTCTGGCCGAAACCATGCTAGCATTGAAAAGCTTCAAGCTCGACAATGTCACCCCGTTGGAGTGGTTTCGACAGCGCCTGCATGAGATCATCAACGATGAAGGGAGTAGATTCAGTCTCACCATGACGATTCTCAACTTCCGCCATGACCCCAAGTATGTCAAGCTGCGAGCTGTCAACGGCGAGAGAACCATGGACCCGTCGCAAACCAATCATCCGAATCACGACGGCCTCACTACCGGTCTTTGTTGGGAGTTGAAACGGATCAAATGCCTCGTCGACACCGTTGGCGGTGGCGCCTATAAAACACAGTACTGGCAATGGATCACCGGCGATAATTGGCAAGGCTTCCGACATTGGGGGCTCGCTAACAGAAACGGCTGCCCTACCTGGACCATCTACGACGAACCTGTCAACTTTCACTTGAAGTTGGAGCACATCAAGAAAATTCGGTGGGCTACCAACACCT encodes:
- a CDS encoding Putative FAD/NAD(P)-binding domain superfamily gives rise to the protein MSTRIFAVLLSLSLVAATFTKVTNVIERDVVILGGGASGAHAAAQLHKFDKTVAVVEKQRRLGGHVGSFDDPQTGKLYDYGVNSYTDYGAARAFFARFNIEVQGPVRSPLISTYADFNTGRITNLSMPSSNETTAALKRYLVICEEYEPMISPSYANFPNTTADIPEDLTLNFSEFVKKHNLSAAVPRIFQVTGLGMGNLANQTTLYVMQAFGADLARSLLGEVSSFVPVSRRKQDLYDAIAELLGNDVFLSSVAVRTNRTRKGVEVEVRGPNGQQTLIIAKKLLIAFEPTLSNLEGIDIDDTEKAVFSKWEWSNVYVGVVSHPSLPKGYSLANQDPSNWLSLPGTPSVGRFDHLGDGYFRVLVTGPPGYNSCEAKSLINKSFERLARAGTIPSLGTKRLEYVAWSDHGPMHLRVSGSEVRGGHITEQYRLQGHKSTYYTGGAWSGQFTTVLWEYNNQVVLPRLLDTL